Within the Salarias fasciatus chromosome 2, fSalaFa1.1, whole genome shotgun sequence genome, the region AATTTTCTGGCTTAACCTAAAAAGGCTCCATAACCTTTAAAGGTGAATGtaatgtgacctctgacctttttGAATGTCCAGCTATTCAATgtgtctctgctttttgcaaaAACTGCTTTTCTCTGACAAGgagtttttatttacaaaaaaaaaatcacagcagctGCTTGATCCAGCGGTGCTCGggaccactgaaaacacaactttgtgaaaacagcacccgaggtggaacttttgtAAAAAATTCCAACTCTGTCTCcctgaaaactggaaaaacacgacgggggaaacgctgctgcgcAGAGCAGCTGGAGTAAATACTTCTCCTGCTCACCATTTCTGATATTTCCGCATAAACAGATAACTTTTTTCAAAACGAtgctgtgtaaacgcaaaacttttctgaaaagaaaacgcaAAAATTGATGAAACGTTGAGTAAGTAGTTCCATCCATAGAGAGAACACTTTAAATGAGAGAAGTTTTCCCTGGTGTACATCCTGTGTCCCCGGTGGAGGCCCCCAGTGGAGGCCCCCGGCCCCCACCCCGGCCCCGGGGCCGCTGAGTCCGCCCCTGCAGCCTCCATGTTGTCGGCCGCTCCGTCGCAGCTTTCTCAGGCGGAGTGAGACCTCCTGCTCCCGGGCGTGTGACAGCTGCTCGCTGCCTTTAACGGAAGACATTTTGAGCCGCTGCAGTCGTACGGTTCCTTCTCGGAGTGTCAGCCTGATCTCGGGGGGGCTGACGAGCTGGAGAGTCGGTCTCCAGACTGTTAAAAAAGACGAAATTTAACTGAAACCCCGTCGAGGTTTTACCGGTGTGTGCGCAGCCCTGCTAGCTAGCTTAGCACCTGTACGAGCCGCAGAAGCTAGCAGTCCTCGATGCTAGTGAGCTAgcctgccctcctcctcttcctcctcctcctcctatcgctccaccacctcctcctcgaCAGCCGATCCCTTCTCGCCGACACAATGGCTTTAAAACGGATTAATAAGGTAACGGACCTCACGTGTCCACCTCATTTATTCTGCCCGAGCGTGTCGTGTTTGATGTTTGGGGGGTGTTAGCTCGGAGGCTAGCAGCGTTAGCTTCGTCCTCCACTCCGCCGCTGCTCGGCGTTTGGGGCTGAAACCGATTTAGTGTGCTTGGGTTGTGAATGCAGatgtggagagtgtgtgtggaggagagtgagtgagtgtgtgtgtggtggcggGTTTCAGACAGGGACACGGAGCGACGGCTCTGCCAGGCTTTGAGCTCAGACAATGGTTCGGGGCAGTGAGGTTAGCCTGACAGGCCTTCAACCCAAACACTGCCCCAGACCCTCCACCTGCAGGAACACCCTGAGCTGCAGCCCCAAACCTGCGAAACACTAACCTTTAGCTTTAAATCTTGAATATGTAAACACATATATATCGTATTCAAACCCTGACCCTTCAAAATCTGCCtatttgctaaaaaaaaaattgaaaaaaaataaaccctgaACCTGCCAAGATAATCAGGTTTAAACTCTAAACCTGTTCAATAGAACTTGCTTTTTGCACCGAATCTGCAGACACTTTGACAGAACAATCATCAGCTCACGTCACTATTTTGAACTAGTTCTGAAATTTCCTCTACACATTTCAATCAACTTGAATAACTAAAGATCTTTAGGAATTGTAACATGTGTTAGCAGCACCACAGTTAAAGGTGTTCCAAAATGTGTTCAAGAATTAATGTATAATCAGGAATTGCTTTTTTCCTGACAGTCAGGAGAAGCTGGACCTGCTCGTACTCAAACATCCAATCAAGAGAGGACACAGATGGATTAAATCTTCCCGTTTTATCTAACATGACAGTTCTCTATCATGTTAGATATTAAATTGATCCTTTATTCATAAGATAATTGTTTATTTAACTCTGGAGCAGTAAAAAGAGCCACGTGGAATCGAATCTGAACACAAACTCTCTTCTCGTACCGTCCACACACTGCAGTACCAGCAGTGACTGTAGGGGGCAGCGTTGATGTTCGTCAGTAACGGAGATGGTGGAAGAGCATCGGAACTTCGTCTGATTGTTCCTCGGTGGTCAGTCATTTCAAGTTGTGGTGGACCGACGACGTCTGTTGAAAGAGTTTTGCTTCAGTGTTTCATCGTTATGGCCAGTGGGTTTAAAAAAGCCAAATGTTTTAGATTTTAAGTACCGTATGATCTACTGGTGTATTAACTTTAAGGTGTTTCTTCCTGCTTCGCCTTGTTTTAAATAGTTTATGATTTTTGCATTTGTCTGGTAATATTAACCTCTAGGAAAAGTTCCACGATTCATTTAGTctcaaatgttaaaaataaattaggaaaggggggggggggtatataTAGACCAGATGGAAGGGGCCAATCACTCCCATCCCCCTGTGAAACGACACCTGGACTGTAAAGTAACTCCACTCACTCTCTTCTCAAGTATATTCATCAGCTATTTACACATAGCTAGTTGTACATAAAACTGAACCTGGTTTGTCAGTCTGATTGGACCAAGTGGACTGAAACAACAGTCCCAGATCCTCCAGCCAGCTGTCCTCTGTACCTGCTGAACACATGTTGGtgacagctgagagagagagagcgagagacaccAGACAGCAGCGTCCTGTCCTCAAACCAGCTAGAAACATAAACAGAGCGGTGCGTTGGGCTCAGAAATCAGTATCCACAGCAGTCAAACCGTCAAAGAGCCGGTCTGAACTCACACTGAGGAACTCCCATTTCCATATGATCACACCAGCACTGCCAGCAAGGGAAAGTCTGCAGATTAATGACACTAACGGGACGACCGCCGGGTGAAAACGCTGAAAAGCCACTGGAAGATCTGACGGCGGTGCTTGTGGACAGACTGAAATGTGGCGTCAGTAGTTTGTTTCGTGGCGTCTCGTCAGCTTTGGCAGCTTTCAGAAACTTCCCACTTCCTCAGTGGGATTTTCCCAGTTAGGCCgtgctcccaggtggagcctTCTGAAGCTCCCAGTTCCCAGGTCAGCGTCTGGGTAGATAATAGACCTGATGTTTTGGAGGAGAGCAGTGATATGGAGGAAATTGAAAATGGAGAATTTTCAGCGACTTTATATGaggaaataaagtaaaatagaGAAATAGTTAGATTCAGTTGAAAAGGGAAGTGAAATATTGTCAGTCCACAGCTTGAAGTTTCTCTGAATAAATTAACACCAACAAAGTTTTTACTAAATGTTTTTCATACCAATGTACCACCAGAATCAGATTCTCAAAAAGCTGATCGAGGACAGAGCTGGTTGGTACACTCTGCAGACGTCAAAGTTTGTTAGTGAGTTTTTCCTCACAGTCTGATCTTAACCAGTTTTGTTGTCTCTCTTAAACTGCGTGCCGCTGAGCCCAACCTGCCCGTCACACAGCGACGTCCAGCCGGCTGggctgctgctcccgctgcaGGCTGAAATACAAACCTGTCGTCCTATAAGCAGccgtctgtttcctcctcctcctcctctgctgctgccgcggCTATATCCCGATCTGGCCTCTCAACTCTCGCGTCCGCACGACTCGGGGAGTAAAAATAGACTCTGCTGCTTACACATCAGTATCGGCCcgtgtgtctggttttgtttttaacgcTGCATTCACACGGGAGATAAgagatgagctgctgctgtcgctcCGCCAGCTCCTGCAGGTGCAATCATCAACTCACGGACCATTAAAGCTTCTTAATCAATTATTAGCTCTCTGGAAAGGTCAAAGATGGTGAAGCCTGACAGGATGGAAGTAGTCGTTGTTTAACCTGCAGCTGAAATAATTAGCATGTATTAAAAGACAAACCCAGAGAGTTGGAGATTATATACCTggagactgaaaaaaaagacacgacTTCGGCCACAGAGAGAACCAGTACGATCTAATATTGCACGATCCCAATTCGACATGCTGCCAGATTCTCTGGAGATGGATCAAGGAAGAGAAATGGACATTCCTCCAGTCAGCATGGCCATTTGACTGTCACCTGCACAGTAATCCTGCTCTGAAACACCCGTGAGGTGGAGGGATCACTGACACAGATTTAGACACGGGCCTTTGGTGGACATAGAAAATTCCGTTGATCTTTGAGTTCAGTTCATGAAGTGTTGTTTATGTTTTGGTTCGGTGTGGTCGCTCACTGCTGTCAGATGTAGCTGTTACACccatttactgaaaaaaaccaaAGGCTGTGAGAGCTGTGTCGTTTTCCCGTTTTTGTTTCTGATGAGTTCCGTGTTCAGTTGGAATATTCTCCCTACATACAGctggttcagtgtttctgttcacGCTGAACACGTCAGTGGTCTGTCGCCGGAGCCCCGAGTCAGACGCCCGGCTGGAGAAACGGGGTCAGTGATATTTCAGCCTGCCAAGTTTAGCCAGTAACCCGACAACTTGTAATGAGAGTTATTTCCACGTCCCGGCTGTTGGACTCAGTGAAAGTCCGGACAGAGGACATACGGGCCGTCGCCTCTGTTCCTCACAGGAACATGCgtgttgttgtgaacagctcGGAGGAAGAAGAGCGGCTCTTCCTCATGTGCGATCAGATTTATTGGAACAGCCGCTGCTGGCAGGAAGAAAACTGTCAGGCGGCCGCCGTCACGAGGGCTACGCATGAAGGAGGGATCATCTGTCATTAGATACCGTTCTTCAAAATTTGTTCAAAATATCCAGTCTGGTAGTTTGAAACccgatttcttttttatttaaaaaacaaaaatggctATTTAATAATTTTCTGAGGGTTAATTCCTCCTCTGTTCAGCTCTGACTGAAATGTGTGATTTAATTTGTTCCTATgtaacaaacagaagaaacatttTCCATTCAGACAGCTGCTGGTGAAAACGGAGCCGGAGGTCTTTCCTCGGCTCGGCCAGCGGACGCCTTGCTTTAGTTACGGCGAAGAAGAAATGGCTCTGATCAATGAGTTGCAGAAGGAAAGCCAAACCATCAGTTTGTAGAATTGTTGGATTGACGCCGTGCCGGAAACGGTGACTTCCTGTCTGCCGAGTGTCTGGACTTGGAGATGCTCCACCGAGCAGGAAGTGGACTTTCTAGTTCATGTTTGGCCAATAAGTGGAGTAGAACTTCAGATGAAAACGTGCATCTGCTGAAACACTGTCAGACTGCACCTCTCTCacctgtagtgtgtgtgtgtgtgtgcaggagctgcaggacctgTCCAAAGACCCTCCGGCTCAGTGCTCCGCCGGACCCGTGGGAGACGACCGTGAGCGTCGCCGCCGCCTTTTCTTTATTCACGAAGCGAACacagacctgctgcttcactaatgctctctctggttctctctgcagtgtttcactGGCAAGCTACTATTATGGGCCCCGTGAGTatcacgcgcgcacacacacacacacacaccacggtgCACTCAGTGAGGACGgacactagtgggtgctgttgtctGTTTATAGTTGATTTTAAAGCGTGTGTCTTGCTGTCGTTTGTCCCCACAGCCTGACAGTCCCTACCAGGGCGGCGTATTCTTCCTGACTATTCATTTCCCCACAGATTACCCCTTCAAACCACCCAAGGTCAGTGAACGCCTCGCAGGCCGCGTCAGTGTGTTCAGATCTTCGGCCCTGACCGCCGTTTCTGTCCGCAGGTCGCCTTCACAACAAGAATTTATCACCCAAATATTAACAGTAACGGCAGCATCTGCTTGGATATATTGAGGTCACAGTGGTCTCCAGCGTTAACTATCTCTAAAGGTCAGTCCCGCTTCACGTCTTGGTTAGGAACTCGGAGGTCACGTCTGGAATGAACTGTGGAACCGTTTCTCTCCACAGTCCTTTTGTCCATTTGTTCTCTGTTATGTGACCCGAATCCCGACGACCCGCTAGTGCCAGAGATCGCCCGCATCTACAAAACAGACCCCACGAAGTGAGTGCCACGCTCACActcccgcacacacacacacacacacacgcagagcagGGTTTAACCGGGTGTCCTGCTGCTTGGCCTCAGGTATAACAGGCTAGCCAGGGAGTGGACAGAGAAGTATGCCATGCTGTGAGGGGTAAGAGCCGAGCTCACCTGAGACTCACCTGTGTGTCTGCTCGAGGTGTTCCTGAAAGCATGGCTGCTGACTCTCCAACCCGCATGAAGCTCCAACTAGCGGCCAGGACCAGGTTACTGACCAGACCAGTGCAGGGACTCTACTGGTTACTGCAAACACCAAGCAGTCcgctcagtgggaggaagatgctctatgatctggatgTTGGCTTCTTGCATCAGCTGCTAATTATTCCATACTGTGAAGAAGTTTCCCTGTAAAAACTTCTAAAAGTTATTTGACGTTCTACATGAGGTTTACTTGTCCTGTGCGACTGTACCTGCgacaaacacactgctgctgcggTCAGGCCCATGTGCGTTCGTTTACCCCGAGACTCTGATCCACCGGGCTGGAGAAGACGAAGCGGCTCAGATCTGCTCCAGCAGGTTTCTGTAGCTGGAGGCCGTTTGCTCTGCCGGCTCCACGAATTCATGGATTTCAGAGCAAGTTTTAGTTTTCGTTTAGTCGACAGAAATGTCCTGAAAGTTGAGTTTTTGTGCAGCATTCAAGACACTTAAATCCGTCTGAAGgtggaaaaaaatctttctttgtGCTCGGagtgttcagtctgatttcagagcaggtgtgtgtgtgtgtgtgtgtgtgtgtgtgtgtgcgtgataCTCacctgttcttcctctgcaggtaCAACAGGACAGCTCAGGACTGGACTCAGAAGTACGCCATGTGATCCTCGTCCTGCTTCCACTTTGACCTTTGATTTCTCTCACCCTCCCCtcgtcccacacacacacacctgtaactGCAAtttgttcacatttgtttttgtcccaTTTGAAGCTTTTAAATCCACCTCCTCTGCTTTTGTCAAacacgaaaagaaaaaaataaaataaggagCAGAGGAGCCGAGGACTCGGAGCTGTGAATGTGCCAacttattaataaaaaataaagaagagtgGACTGAGACGGAGCGGATCAATAAGAAGAATCATTAATGCATGTCAGTGATTGGTTCATGTGCTGctgagaaacaagaaaaaaaaaaagatgcgaCAGCTTCTTTTGTTCTTCGACGAGAGCCGTTagttcatccatcatccaacacTGTTCTCCTCTTTTTGCACTGAAAAAGAAACCAAGCTCTCTGCGGCTGATCGATCAACTAATAGCTCTGTGAACCTTTTCTCAATAAAGATGAACAAATTGCAGCTTCTGGTGTCCTTATTCCACCCAGAAAACCTCAGTCTGGCTAAAAACACCtggagttgtgtgtgtttgcgttaaAACTGGCTGGCCTTCTCTTCACAGCGAAATCAGATACAAACCTCAagtataaaaacattttattaaaaaaaaaacagaagcaggaacAACAGGAGCTGGAGTTGAACTGTACAGTGCAGTTAAAtaccaggtggagcagcagcagctctccactATTTTACCCACAGTTCCTTGTGTCGGGGTTCTCTTCAAAATGAGTTGGGACGACAGTCGGcgaagtgaaaaataaaaaatactagGATAAAAACCAACCTGAAAacacacggaggaggaggagctgctgctgctgggatcAGTCCAGGCGGACATGTGcacggatttaaaaaaaactgattctaGACAGGCTGATTTGCAATTTTCCCTCATGATTTTAAAAGCGGCGTGAGATTTAACTAAAACAGAAGAAGTGCCCGATAGTAAAGAAATGCAGTTTCAAAAACAGGAACTTCCACTCTGACATTGgctacaaacacacagatgaaaagCTTTGGTTATCATTTCACATTGTGGATGGACACAGTAGATCTAGATGGTTTGAGACGTACTTTACAGTACAAGAACACTGCTGGACGACAGTATTCTGTTACTTCCATGTCAAACACGCAGCAGTGAAACCTGTCAGGTGGTCTTTTTCTGGTTTGTCTGGATAAATAGAGCGTCGTGAGTCTGCGGCTCGGTATTTACAGAGATCACCGCCGCAGCAGCGGTTCTCTCCAGTCACTTCGGTGGATTGGGCGCCGACCCGCCGGGGTTTTCCTCCCCACTGATGGGATGAAGCCTCCAAGGAAAGTTCTGGAGAATCGTCTACGGGCCGTTGTGAAGGTCAAAGTCTGGATCGGCGTTCACACAAATAAATGATCGATCCAAACCTTTGAAGAAATGTTCAGTCCTGAAACTGAgccatcgtgtgtgtgtgtgtgtgtgtgtgtgtgagatcacgCGGTGGAGAGCTCCACCCCGCTGTCACACACTCCGCTCTCGTTCCCAGCGTCCACCTTCAGGTCCTGGACCTGAGCGCTGAGCGGACACtcgcctgcaggaggagacggcCACATGATGAGGACCAGCTCCACAgagggtgtgggtgtgtgtgtgtgcgcgcgcgcagcTCACCGCTCGTCTGCGTGTTGTGGCTGTGACACAGCGCCTCCTCCAGGACGCTCAGTGCTTCACTCTTTCCCATCGACCTCAGAGCGGCCAGCAGGTCGGAGATCGTCCCACCAGAGACCTGCGGGGTCAAAAGGTCACGGGGTCACGAGGCAGTCACAAAAATGAACAGGAGCACACTCAGAAAAAGTCCAgtggcgtgcgtgtgtgtgtgtgtgtgagacctcgTAGCTGTCCAGCAGGGTCTTGGCGGGAGACGGACTCAGTCTGAAGGCCGTGTTGAGGATCCCCAGTCCCAGACTGTGAGCCAGACCTTCCCAGAATCCTTCACTCTCCAGAGAACAACACATGGCCTGCTTCACCTCCACGTCCAGACTCATCAGGtcaccttctcacacacacacacacacacacacacacaaacacacacctcttaTATTGTACAGTACATCTTAGATTCAATGTCACAACAAGGCAGAGGTGTGAGAATGAAGCGCACCTTGAGGAGGGACGAAGGCTCTGTGAGGAGTCTTCGGTTCGTAGTCTTTACCGTTCAGAAGGTCCaacacctggaaacacacacacaatgagaaacacacacacacacacacacacacacgtgcgcacacgGACACGCACAGTGTGGGGACGTACCTCTGCAGTGGCAGCCATGCTGACCGGAGTACTTCCTGGGATGTAGCCttcatcctcctgctcctccagctgctcctcatcctccctgAAGAAGAGCGGCTCGCAGTTCTCCCTCCGAGGGTCGGCGCCTGCGGacaggacggcggcggctcagCCGGGGGCGGAGagacggagcaggaggaggaggaggag harbors:
- the LOC115407561 gene encoding ubiquitin-conjugating enzyme E2-17 kDa isoform X2, which gives rise to MALKRINKELQDLSKDPPAQCSAGPVGDDLFHWQATIMGPPDSPYQGGVFFLTIHFPTDYPFKPPKVAFTTRIYHPNINSNGSICLDILRSQWSPALTISKVLLSICSLLCDPNPDDPLVPEIARIYKTDPTKYNRTAQDWTQKYAM
- the LOC115407561 gene encoding ubiquitin-conjugating enzyme E2-17 kDa isoform X1, coding for MALKRINKELQDLSKDPPAQCSAGPVGDDLFHWQATIMGPPDSPYQGGVFFLTIHFPTDYPFKPPKVAFTTRIYHPNINSNGSICLDILRSQWSPALTISKVLLSICSLLCDPNPDDPLVPEIARIYKTDPTKYNRLAREWTEKYAML